The genomic window AACTTACGCATTATAACGCGTAATATTTTAAAACGTTTAAGTATACGGGCATGTTGAACTTGATTGGCGCAAACTAAAATGGCACGACACTCGTGTAGCATTAGTTTGAATTTTTGTAAACGTTCGATTTGTGCGCCATATTGTTCCTTTGAAAGCTCTCTTTTGTTATTGGGATATTGCCAATATTGTAAGAGAAATTCACCCATTCTCACCATATCTTCGAGTTTTgctttattaaaatgtttttccATTTGATCAACACAAATATTGAGCAATTCATAAAAGCAACTATTAATTGGTTTAAAACCCACACATTCGTAAATTGATATTTTCAATTTGGTAATTTCCTCGCAGAAATGTTGTTCCAATATTTCCGCATGTATACTATCACGATTGCATGCTTTTATCGATGGTATAATGCATGGATCTAATGCCTCCAATGAAGCAATAATACTGCGCATAAATGTTTTTACTATAATTATAAAGTAGCTGATTGAACTAACagagaaaatattaaaatactatacattttttattagctGCTATATCCACACAAAAGTGACCTATTTGTGTTAAACGATCCAAGTTGACATCAAAATCTGCTATGAACTCATCCAATTCCGCGTCATCGCCGTTGCTATATTGATGCAATTTAGCACGTAGTTTATCTAATGAAAACTTCTCTAAATccacaaaagaaacaaaaattaaacgACATATAGTGTTGCCCACATATTGTTGTAGTTGTTTTAATGCTGTTTCCAGAGCTATAGCTTTCAAGCGACGATCCCAAATATTTGAGCGTTTATGTTGTAAATTTATTGCGCATTCCTGCTGAAATGTGTTGCACTCACGCAAAGCCTTAAAAAACGAGTATCATGCAAATAGTAGTAATTAATGATGTGAACATCTGATACAAGTACCTAAAGTACCAACCTTTTGACACAATGCGCTAAGCGCTGTTTTGTCCTCGATCAAAGCTACATTAGCCAAAGCAAGTGCATTACTAATCATGATGCGCAACATAGATTGTACTTCTTTACTGATTGAATGTGCCTTGATAATGAATACACAATTAGTGTCTTAATTTTTCTTATGTTTTATACTTTATCTCACAAGTGCAATGTCCTCAGCTGTATTCGGTTCTAAATCCTCCTGATACGAACTATACACATGTAATTTGTCCATAACCATATCATATAAGGACATAAACGGAAAACCTATCATTAAATGAATTGTTGGCTCACTATCGCTGCTGCAGTCCGCCATATTGTGAGTAGCAGTTCTCAAATGACACAAGCACCAGTTTATGCGTTCAATGAAGTGCTTGCGAGTGCActaggaaaattaaattgaacTACATATATCTTTATTCATGTAAGAATAatacttttacatacatacatgcattttcCTTCCAGCTGCACCTTCTTCTCTAATCACATGCTCTAAATATTTTGTACATAAACACACTTgcgccaaacaaagcaaaattgtGTCCACATTTTGATTTTGTTCATTATTCGCCCCAACTTCTGAGGCAAAATATTGATGCAGCCGGTGAGCGTATTTGTAAAAATCGCCGCAGAAGTTCTGTAaaatcaatttaataaaaataaattcaaacAATAAAGAAAAATTGCATCTCACATTCAACCATTCAATATCATTCTTCTCGCTGCAGGATCCGTTGGACATTATTTGCTGACATCGTATTAGTTGATTCTTGAGAGCAGCTATGTTTATCATCACTGATTTATGTTTCGATCACTATCAAagagaaaaattaattttatttgcaagtttccgtttaatttttcaaatgctaATTTTGCTTCTTCTTGTTTCAATATCACAGTGGTGAATGCACGGTTGCAACTTGTTGACAGCCATACAGTTATGTAGAGTTGCCAGTGTagggttattattatttttatttaactttgtattttagttactttgaaccatggtacaattaccatgCTTTgaaccaaggcgaatctataccaggtggtggcaaagcgaattcaatcaattccccgtacagatgaatgtcaagtcaaaagaaaattttcatagatttcgattaactgacattttgtgtacaaggctttgtatggaaaattatcaagaagaagcaatcagctgatgggataacaccacctgtaatgaattcgtcttgctttgaactttgtaattttaaaggcGCATAATAATAgtgaaaataaaatatgttttaaatttagtttcagcttttttgacagatagctcatagaaaattatgtcaaaaatctgcaactaaatttaaaatctattttattttgactatgattatgcgccaaatgttttatcaatattgatttttcaattttcaaaaattttcatgatggtgaaaaatttaaacagataTTGACGCAAACATTTAGGGGTATtcttttttgaataaaagtttctttatatataaaattaaaagtggtttcaatcGCCACAGCCAGTATAAAGGCTAACTTACATAAAAGTTTTGGTGGCGTTGCTTCGCTTCGCTTTTTGACAGCATGGTAAGATGCAAGCGATGAAAGCGTTTTTACTCATCCATAAGTTATCGGAATTTTCATTTTCTCCATACTAAAGGGCCCATTTCTCATATTTAGCATAGACTCGACTTAAAACTGTCAcaattctgttaaatgaacattgcatgttacttgccgtctttcagtgagttttacagctccggctcacgctcaattctcacgggaatgctctggatcattgagagacttgagaagcagatgtcatgaaattttcgcacacgtgaaattttataggcagatgtcgctgctgtttttcatttaactcatacggcgaaaggctaagcagcggtatctatttttgaaaaagcaggtttattaaaggccgcgtggccaacctaaaaagaagtaattaacaaattatctggctcaaaaattgaaccagatttctatctggatttatctggctcaaaccGTTGTTGTggtatttacatgcaaaattatttatctggctcaggattttgccactggATGATAGCTACTGATTACtaaaaacttagcaacacttaagggcccattactgatacttagcatagacttgacttggcgtaaacctggcaacttagccacgattataatccgcttagcgcatacaatctggcatcataatcaataaatggaaacaaacaaatgacatctcaaaatgtaaacgtcgcttagaacttacatagaaagtcaaaattcaacagacttctaagtcaagttaagtgttgctaagtttagAGTAATCAGTAAGATGcaatgcaatgttcatttaacataactgtaagtgacagttctcaagtcaagtcaagtctatgctaattatcagtaatgggccctttaactTGACTCAGAAGTCtgctgaattttgattttctatgtaagttctaagtgacgtttacattttgaaatgccatttgtttttatacctttcatggacataaaattgtatataaaCTTT from Eurosta solidaginis isolate ZX-2024a chromosome 3, ASM4086904v1, whole genome shotgun sequence includes these protein-coding regions:
- the Spt gene encoding serendipity locus protein alpha; its protein translation is MINIAALKNQLIRCQQIMSNGSCSEKNDIEWLNNFCGDFYKYAHRLHQYFASEVGANNEQNQNVDTILLCLAQVCLCTKYLEHVIREEGAAGRKMHCTRKHFIERINWCLCHLRTATHNMADCSSDSEPTIHLMIGFPFMSLYDMVMDKLHVYSSYQEDLEPNTAEDIALAHSISKEVQSMLRIMISNALALANVALIEDKTALSALCQKALRECNTFQQECAINLQHKRSNIWDRRLKAIALETALKQLQQYVGNTICRLIFVSFVDLEKFSLDKLRAKLHQYSNGDDAELDEFIADFDVNLDRLTQIGHFCVDIAANKKLKTFMRSIIASLEALDPCIIPSIKACNRDSIHAEILEQHFCEEITKLKISIYECVGFKPINSCFYELLNICVDQMEKHFNKAKLEDMVRMGEFLLQYWQYPNNKRELSKEQYGAQIERLQKFKLMLHECRAILVCANQVQHARILKRFKILRVIMRKFLDVLNKTSPEEAKQKTCKSNLSLFFGGETHTMVAKQSQCSMDTIEPSVYSVLYRNESWVYKTRRRRISESMWGNNSKYPATPLQDKEYHGKSNLAVILKTDERQQQYRLSKDRSVSSASSVRRKESLRTVMFKRQKSVEMQKACDFYMQNSASLQISEILDQLTQISTNKSDKENC